In Hemicordylus capensis ecotype Gifberg chromosome 4, rHemCap1.1.pri, whole genome shotgun sequence, the genomic window cattgaggcttcctcagtgccaggtccttccatcctcacagacactccaaaggaagcagcttctgtgtcagagcctttactagagccttccattgcttataattatcttcagcaagaagtagaactcctcaaagggttacagcatgactatgtccagcagcgtaagtattgcgacacctcagaaaccttttgcagatacacccagcacaaagatcagctgcagttttgataccCAGCGCAGATGATGGCCTAAGCCctaacactgccctttttgcaagtcaccagtactcagcctggtcagcacatacaacatttgttcctttttgctctctttgttgcagaactgagggttcgccacatttcccaacagttccctcgttctctccgggccatcaacctgcaaattggacacatGCAGACAAGGCTTGTCCGCAGTGAAGTTCGGCTGCGgcggtgggaaagggaaggtatgttcacagcatgcccctgaaattgctgcttGGCTAAGAACGGCTCCTTTGCTCTGTTTctttcatgttgaaatgcttgatttgagtctgcatctaaggtttCAGAGGGGAGGCCTATGAGTGGgctgtcagtgcttgctgaagtgttccttcgttttctgtctttcaggtgtccaagctccagtgcctgtaatccaagcagcttctcagagtgagcagtgagggcaagtgatggtgggtgtggtaggatgtcagcctttgcagctgacctcctgcttcttcttctctcttgcagatgttcctgctggccctgctgtacttctccagccctctgggtctgagttatcattgtcctctgcctccctggaggttgcctccatcccaccctccacctccacctcttccctcctcctgcatccctctccacctcctcctccttccccacctcctctggagccagacctcagcaatgtgaaagaaactctgcagagtttggtagagatgcaggtccatcagctgcgtgaccgtaagtctcacagaggcagcactccataacctctaccttttccatcctcattgtgattttacaatctacagtgggggaaataagtatttgatcccctgctgattttgtccgtttgccctctgacacagaaatgaccaggctgtaattggaatggtaggtttattgtagctgtgagagacagaataactacaaacaaaccctcaaaagcccagtgcccaaaagtcagcgatggatttgcattgtagtgagggaaataagtattcgatcccttcacaaaagatgtcttagtacttggtggcaaaacccttgatggcaatcacagaggtcagacgtttcttgtagttggccaccgggtttgcacacaacccaggagggatgttgtcccactcctctttgcagatcctctccaagtcagaaaggtttcgaggctgatgtttggcaacccgaaccttcagctccctccacagattttctatgggattaaggtctggagactggctgggccactccaggaccttcatgtgcttcttcttcagCCACTCCTTGggtgccttggctgtgtgttttgggtcattgtcatgctggaatccccatccacaacccattctcaatgccctggctgagggaaggaggtgctcacccaagatctgacggtacatggtcccgtccatcgtcccttcgatgcagtgaaggtgtcctgtccccttag contains:
- the LOC128325424 gene encoding uncharacterized protein LOC128325424, which encodes MTNEILGEELTEEPSVTEPLPAPHITNDILGEELTEEPSMPEPLLAPLITNKILGEALIEEPSVPEPLQAPRITNNILGELLIEETSMPGPLPAPCMTNDLLGKVLIEASSVPGPSILTDTPKEAASVSEPLLEPSIAYNYLQQEVELLKGLQHDYVQQQLRVRHISQQFPRSLRAINLQIGHMQTRLVRSEVRLRRWEREGVQAPVPVIQAASQNVPAGPAVLLQPSGSELSLSSASLEVASIPPSTSTSSLLLHPSPPPPPSPPPLEPDLSNVKETLQSLVEMQVHQLRDRQRDIRSCQECLQSFKALRGQLRRLRSRLARVEATMGIVVPSRELDVAEEEGEGKLKETTVLLFT